The Triticum aestivum cultivar Chinese Spring chromosome 6D, IWGSC CS RefSeq v2.1, whole genome shotgun sequence genomic sequence ATACAAATGCCCTTACACAAACAATTGTGTGTAGTCTATGAGTGTCACCAATGTAGTGCCCGCCTTCCCAACCATACGTGGAGGCAAACCAAGAGTCCCAAGAGCCAAGACCGGGTTGGTGTATTTTACTGAGGGATTTTAGAAGCAGGCAAATATTATGAGTACGAAGGCATCTAAAGCCCAGGCCGCCCTTCTTAGTGGGGGCACAGACGTCTGCCCAAGCAACTTTGCATTGACCCCCATTCACGTGGTCATTGCCAGCCCAAAAGAAAGCACGGCACCGCTTGTCAATCTCCTGAATAGAACCAACAGGAAGCAGCATAACGCTCATAGCATAGGTGGGAAGAGCTCGAATTACAGAGTTGACAAGGACTGCCCTACCGGCCGCAGAGAGAAGGTGTCCTCGCCAACCAGCTAATCTTTTGTCAACCTTAGCAATTAACGGGTGGAAATCTATTAGACGAAGTTTGTGGGTAGACAAAGGGAGACCAAGATAGTTCTGCGGGAAAGTAGCGACCGAGCAACCCAACATACTTGCCATGCGAGCGGCCACAGAAGGGTCAATATGGATTGGAGCAAAAGTGCTTTTAGTAAAATTGATGGGGAGACCCTTGCCGGTAACCTCACATGCACTGTTACGAAACATAGCGATCACATGAGCCATGGAGGTCATTCTCCCTTTTTGTATTGATGATTGATGgaacattttatcttctctcttcttccTGGCATCTCCACCCCACGAATTGCTCGACCTTTTTCTTTTCCGGGGACATGGATTGCTGGAGTTTAGAATATATTCAGTGCTTCGCTCTTTATTTGTAGTGCTTCTGTAGTACGCAGGTACAAAAGCCGTAGGCTTCCAAAAATAACTCAACATGACATGTCGCACAATGTCAAGTCCAAAATCAATGTACGGATCGCTCTTTACTTTATCCTGATTGGCCGTTCCTTGCTTATTACTAAGGATGTGGCTAGCTtgcagtcgactgagacttaaccaagtcttaatcaagtgatataacatgtaaaaaggaaaaaaaaagttgCACGGATCTTAATGTAAAATctcatgaatatagcattgactgAGACATGACCAAGTCCTGATCACATTAGTTGTTGTATGTTTCGGTGTTACAGCAACTCTAGCAGAGCTGACATATTAAATTGATCGGCATAATAACCGTCGATGTGATGATTTTGGCAAAAAAAAGCACTATAGCAGGGTCATCATATAACCTTAGTTATCATAAGTTTGGAGCATgctccatccaccagccgccggGCGCGCGGGAGGGAAGTTTCAGCCCAACCTCTTCCTTTCGCATATAGCCCGGTCAATGACGCAACTATCCATATAGCTGTCACTTCGTCCAGCCATTGTGCAGATGCATTACCACCAAAAAGAGCGCCAATTAAAGGTCGTTATCGTGTTCCGCACCATGCGGCAAGTCAGCCTTCGTTTTCCGCCGGAGAGAGATCCTTCACGGGTATATAAAAACCGCATAGCCTCCTTCATCGTCACCACCACACTCACGCCTTAAGTCGATTACCATCCCGCCCCTATATTCGCTCTTTCCCGTTGCCGTCACAATCACCCCTATCGACCATGCCGATGTGGCCGCGCCCTTCCCATGTACTTTTCCTTGGCGAAACCGAGGATGACCGTGCCGAAAGAATGCTCTAGGAGAGGGCATGGCGTTACTTCGAGTGAGACGAGGAGGACGCGCGCCATAAGGTTGAATCAGCTGTCGACCTCACCCGCTTCCTCGTCACCCTAGATTACTTCCACCGCATCTCGACGACTGCCTGCACTGAAATGAAAGCCCCACACACACCACCCTCGATTACTTCGACCGCATCTTTGATGACTACGTGCGCAGAAACGAAAGCCGCCCTCACTCCCCCCTTGAAAAATGCCTTTGATCCTGGATGCACGTTTTAGTCTTCAAGGCAAGACTGCCGAGGTTGCAGAGACGATTACGTTGAAGTGAGCTGCGGTTCTCAAGTCAATGGTGGCCGTCTTCTGCTCCTCCATGGGGGGTGAGAGACAACAAGGGCTAAATGGTGCACCGTCCAACCCACCATCGCCTTATCCTCTAGGTCGGGGCAGACCCACACCGTCGTCACTTCTCGACATAGCTTGATGACTTCCCGCCTACGTGCGTAAATGTTACTCGCACGCCCCGATGGTGGCGCCTTGAGCGTGCCATCAACACGCGCAAAAGGAAGAAGGTAACAACTTCCGAAGCTCATATTGTCTCTAGATCTCTTGAAGGGGCTTTTTCTTGTGACGCCGATGATCTAATTGGAGCCCTACCACTTTTGCTCAAACAAAAAAAAGCACGTAGGACAtttcctcctctcctttttctCCCCCGTCGATCCGCACCACACGAATGGGCAGGGTGAGAATATGTCCAGCCTCTACGCAACGCGAGCACAAATCCTCCACGACTAAAAGAGGGACTCGACGACGTCGACCGGTGCACGCGGTTCTCTGTGACGTGCCAGGCCCAAGACCGACGTACTACATGCGTGCACATCGTCGAGGAAGCCAAGAGAACAACGTACACGCGTACCCCGGCCTTTTGCCTCTCCCTCCGGCCGATCGTGGCAGGACGAGCGAGTGGCGTACACTGCGCTGCTCCCTTCCCTTGCGTCCTCGATCCCGTCGCAGTCCATGCACGTAGtatagtactactccctccgttcctaaatatttgtctttttaaagattttaaatggactaccacatacggatgtatataaatatattttaaagtgtaaattcactcattttgcttcgtatgtagtcatttgttgaaatctctagaaagacaaatatttaggaacggagggagtagtaaataaatCGCCACGGCGTCTCCGTCAAAAACCCAACACGAGGAGAACATGCGTGACGGAAACGAGGTCCGACGTCTCACGGGCAAAACATGGGTGAATTGAATCCCGGGATCCCGttcaagaagaccaagaagaaggcaaGAAGAACCATTTTTTTTTTCTGAGGGAGAAGGCAAGAAGAAGTTAATTAATCGATCGACCGCGCGTTTCGTCGCCGTGCGCACGGCACGGTAGTAGTACGCCGCGCCACTCACCCGGCCACGCTACGCGACGTCAACAGCCACCGCCCTCCCAGGCCGGGCCGTCCGTCCGTTCCCGGAAGCCCCCGGATCAGGTCGTCGCCGGCCGGACGCGGGCGGTGCAGGCTCGTCGTGCGTCCGTACGGCGCATCTGGCCGTTGGATGGACGGAGATTTtgctataaatttggtcaaacttactAATGTTTTGACCTGCTAGTTTTTTCTAACACAGTACAGATGTAAGCACTCATATGCATACGCTTACACTCACctttatgaacgcacacatgcacaccgtattcctatgagcaccttcgaaagactgagccgacatatcatcttaaaATTTATGAAGCCACCGTAGgcacttgaaccctggtgggctggggataccacagtccctctaaccatccaaccacaggttagtTCGCGACCTACTAATTAGTAATAGTACAAACATGCATGAGAAACTTCATGATAATCTTATATATTTTGGAATGGAACGAGTACTAATCAATTAACATATATTTTGGAACCTTATCCATAGTCTGACATATTTTGGAACAGAAGAAGTCTTCATGAAAAGCTAACATACATTATATTTTGGGACCGAAGGAGTACTAATCATCAATCAACATTTTAACAATAGTTTGAGCTAGTTAGTAGTAGTGCAAACATGCATGGAGAACCTTCCCGATAATCTCATACACACTGTTATGAAACATAACAATCACATGATCCATGGAGGCCGTTTTTCCTTTTTGATATTCATTGTTGATGGAacattttcttttctcttttctccgATTCTCCCTCACATCTCCACCCCACGAATTGCTAGACCTTTTTCTTTTGCGGGGACACGGAATGCTGGAGTCGAGAACATATTCAGTACTTCTCTTTTTTTATAGTGCTTCTGTACTACGCAAGTACAAATGCCGTGGGCTTCCAAAAATAACTTGATATGACCAGCGGCGGAGNNNNNNNNNNNNNNNNNNNNNNNNNNNNNNNNNNNNNNNNNNNNNNNNNNNNNNNNNNNNNNNNNNNNNNNNNNNNNNNNNNNNNNNNNNNNNNNNNNNNNNNNNNNNNNNNNNNNNNNNNNNNNNNNNNNNNNNNNNNNNNNNNNNNNNNNNNNNNNNNNNNNNNNNNNNNNNNNNNNNNNNNNNNNNNNNNNNNNNNNNNNNNNNNNNNNNNNNNNNNNNNNNNNNNNNNNNNNNNNNNNNNNNNNNNNNNNNNNNNNNNNNNNNNNNNNNNNNNNNNNNNNNNNNNNNNNAAAGAATTGATTTTTTTACTTATCTAAACCATGCATAGTACATTTTCTTCATTGTTTTGCCTAGGCTGGGCGGGCCGCGACCCCCTCGGCCTTGTACTAAGCTCCACCACTAGACATGACATATCGCATAGTGTCAAGTCCAAACGCGATGTACAGATTGAGGAAGCCAAAAGAACAATGTATTCTCTGTTTACTTTACTTTGTTACTTTTGTTTATTAATGTGTAGTTGGTCTTTACTCGCTTATTGCTAATGTACACTACAATGCTCTGTTGCATTGATCAATTACAGTTCTATGTAGCTCCATGGAggtcttcctcctcttcatgaCCACGCGACAGTCGTTGTTGGTTGATTTATGTTTGGTGTTAGACGTCAGGGCTTTGGTCGCGGACGGTATGGCTTCGACAACACAACAGTGGTGGCTATGACGAATAAGTCTGCTCCAAATCCCCCCTGTGATGCGACGACTTCCTTCCTCCCTCAACAACGGCAGATCTAGAAGCTTACGCAGATCATGATCTAGGTCGCATACGCAGATCATGATCTAGGTGCACGTTTTAGCCTCCCAGGCAAGGTTGCAACGACCACTACATTCAAGTGCCCTTCGGTTCTCAGGGCAAGGATGGTCGTCTTCCTCTACTCCATGGGGTGACAGAGAGAACAAGGGCCAAAGGGTGGACCGTTGAACCCATCATCGCCGGTGCTTCTCGATGGAGTTTGGTGACTTGTCAGCTACTTGCGTGGGTGTTACTCTCCTGTTCTGATGCGTGATAACATGTGTGCCCGAGAGGAAGATGGTGAATATTTTTCCAAAGGATCATATTGTATTTTTTTGGGTACCAAGATTGACTTATAATGCTTGCTATCCTTTTTTTTGCGAATTATAATGCTTGCTATCTAATCTGAGCACCAGCTCTTTCGAAAGACAGGACGCCATTTTCTCCTCACCTTTTCTCTCGgagtaatgctacacgtacaaacgaGTTACAAGGTTCTACAAAGAGGGTTAATTTGATTGGTCAATAGGGGGGGGGCAAGTTTGTGATTGGTTAGTAGATGAAAAAAATCATAGTCAGCGTGTAATTACGTGTAATTCTTTGTATGTTTAGCATTATTGTTTCTCTCGTCCGCACCGCACATGTTGGTAGAGGGCGAGAATATATTCAGCCTGTACGCAACGCGAGTGCAAATCGGCCGGCCACGCCTAAAAAGCGACGCAGGCTGCCAAAAACAAGCTCGGCAAGACCGATACGCGGTTCTTTGACACATCGCACAATGTCATGTCAAATCCAAACCCCGGTCGATGTACGTACATACAGATCGTCGAGGAAGCCAAGAGAACAACGTGCGCTCGGGTCGATCGTACCACGATGAGCGGGTAGCGTACACCACAATGCTCTCTCGCGTCGTCGTCGATCCCGTCGCAATCCATGCAAATATACAGTAATAAACTCGCCACGATTTGCcccaaaaaaaggaagaaaaaaaaactcGCCACGGCATCTCCGTCAAAACCCGGCACGAGGAGAACATGCGTGACGGGAACGAGGCCCAACGTCTCACGAGGCGAATTGAACCCTGGATCTCGTCAAGAAGAAGGCAAGAAGAAGAAAAGACTTGATTAATCTATATCGGCGTGCACGACGAAGTTACCGCGTTGCGTCGCCGTGCGCTGCGTGGTGCCCGACGCCGTGCACGGTGCCGCTCTGGATGAGGGACCCGGCCACGTCAACGGCCGGCCACCGCCCTCCCAGGCCGGGGCCGTCCGTCCGTTCATGGAAGCCCCAGGACGGATCACGTCGTCGCCGGGCGGTGCAGGCTGGCCGTGCGTCCGTCCGTACGGCGTATCTGGGCGCGGGATGGGGGTGGAGATTTTTTCGTTGGAGCTGGGGAATGGGATGGGGGGTGGTGGAGTGCAGAAGGTGTCGGGCGCTACCTAACCTGGCGGGCCCACCACGAGACGCCGTTCTATCCGGTAGGaaggaaggaaagaaagaaagatacTCCTGCCCCACTGCCCGCAGCAGCTGCCGCCCTAGCTACGTGCTACTTAATTTTTCTTTAATGCTCTTTATTTAAGTATCGAAATGATACGGCCCCTTTATTATCACAGGCCACGCCATTTCAGCCCGCTTCCGGCTCACAGAAATAACTAACAAGATATGCTAACCACTATGAATTTGGACCAATTATCTGGATAACCCTTTTTTTTTTCCGGCAACAAGAGGGGGGCACGCTTGACGCTGCTTCTGCTAGCAAGGCACGCTGACTAGTACGCTTTTAGACGCGAAACCGTGTGCTTGTGTTTGTGTTTGCGATGCTAACAACAACAACCGTTCTGGTCACGTGGTGGAAAGGCGTTGATTTCTTTGGTGCCGGGCGAAACGAAAAGGCCGGTCGGGAGCGGGTAAAAAGGCCGTGTCGGAGTGACATGAGTGCTGCTGCCGTGGTCGTCGTGGTGGGCACCGAAACGAAAAAGGATTCCGCCGCTTTGACAGCAGGTTAGCAGCAGCAAAACACTTTGACTTATCCGGACGAACATAAAATTCCGCCTGGCTGGCCGTTAGTTACTTACCAGTAATCGCAATCAGTCAGCGAGTTCTGTGCGTGTAACCGGGCGGCGTCCGTCCGTCTATTTACtaatcatccatccatccatcctcccACCCCACGCCTCCACCTTCCCCTTCCCCCACACCCTCCCTTGCTGGTCGCCGTCTTCGCCTTGCTctctccccccacccccacccccctaccctcctcctctccgtccgccgccccgcccctcccctcccctcctccccccgcCGGCCCGGAGGAAACCAGGCTGCTTGCTGCCTCCTCCGGCGAAGGCCCAGTTTTTGCCCCCGTCTCTCCGGATCTCCTCGCCCGACCCGCTCGCCTCGATTCGTTTCGTTTATTCGATTTTTGCTCCCCTGTCCTGTACATATCTGCTCGGTCGGCGCCCGGATTTCTCGGCGGCGTGTCTGGATCTGGCCTTGCGAGGCGCCTCGCGGTCCGAATCCTTGCTCGATTCGCCCAGGCCCCGCGGCGGCGGGTTTGGATCTCGCGGGGGATTCGTCGGGAGGCAGGCAGCGGTAATCGGAGATGGATCACATCGTCGGCGGCAAGTTCAAGCTCGGCAAGAAGATCGGGAGCGGATCCTTCGGGGAGCTCTTCCTCGGTCAGCTCGCCGCCCTTCTCCAATATTGTTACTGTATTTTTCTCCTTGCTTTTGGCATGGGAAGTAAGATGCTGACTTCGCCGCTCTTCTTGCTTGCAGCTGTGAATGTGCAGACCGGAGAGGAGGTCGCCGTCAAACTGGTACTGGGTTCCGTCCTACTATCTTCCACTAAGAGTTTTGGTTTACTTGATTTAGAAGGGGGCAGCTTGATAGGAGTCATAGAGCTTGCCGCTTGTGCTAAAAGATCATCATAAGATGCACGCTCTAGTGAAATGCTTTAGTTAGTGGAAAATATTTAGCCGCTGGGGTTCTGAGATGCTGCTTTGTGGTTGTTCGACAGGAAAATGTCAAGACCAAGCACCCGCAGCTCCATTACGAGTCCAAGCTCTACATGCTTCTCCAGGGAGGAAGTAAGTCTATGGCCATTGACCTTTCCTTGACCACGTCAATCAATGTAGTTGGATTGGTTGCTGATGGTGAAAATTGAGCTGAGAGATGTTTGTTTGTTCTCGCTTGAAGCTGGCATTCCGCACCTCAAGTGGTTCGGTGTGGAGGGGGAGTATAATGTGATGGTGATTGATCTTCTCGGACCCAGCCTCGAGGACCTCTTCAACTACTGCAGTAGAAAGTTCTCGCTCAAGACCGTGCTCATGCTCGCTGATCAGATGGTGAGAACACAGTTGCATTTTTTTCGAACGGCTCCAATTCATACAATATCCCACTAGTTCCTTGCTTTATGTAGGTTTATGGTGCTAACCACATTCCTTCTTTCATTTTTTTAAGATAAACCGAGTTGAGTACATGCATCAGAAGGGATTTCTTCATCGTGACATAAAACCTGATAATTTCCTTATGGGCCTCGGAAGGAAAGCCAATCAGGTTTGCACTTATATCCGTCTCTCTGCTAATTTAATTAGATGCTTATACTTCAGACTCCCACATTCTTGTTTAAAAGCCAAATATTGTTTATGCATTCTTCCAGTTAACCACATAGCTTATTTGTGTAGTGTCACGATGTTATTAATTGTGGATTGTTGGACTTGTggtctgcattcttgaagaaggtccaacaatgatgctGTAGTAGAGAAACATGTTTTGACTGCTAAATTACTGCTCCAGTAGTCAAATATCTGATGAAGTATGTTAAATGCTTGTAATGATCTCGCTGCTTCTGAGGTAACAAGGACATGGTTAATGACCAAGAGTGGATGACATAGATGGTCCATTGATATAGGCTGTCAGATTGTTAGTTACAGAGAATGTCCATTGATATAGGCAATAGGTTATGCAACTAACTAAGGCCATAAGCTAGCAAGGTTTTTTGATAAAGCTCATGTTTTATCTCTGAATCCAACTAATTTTGTATATTGTTGACATTCATGCCAGGTATATATAATAGATTATGGACTTGCAAAGAAATTCAGAGACCTTCAGACTCATAAGCACATCCCCTACAGGTTAGTTTAAACTACTTGTACTGCTGCGAAATATAAATGATGTTACAGGGGCACTGTCAACAGCTAAATGTACTTTCCTTGTATTGATTATGATGACATGTTCACTTCAATATGCAGGGAGAACAAGAATCTCACTGGAACTGCACGCTATGCTAGTGTCAATACCCACCTTGGCGTTGGTGAGTTTGCTGTGCTTTCTGAATGATGAAATGAGTAGCTAATTTTAGTTTTGTCTATCATAGCTCCCTTCTGATGCAGAGCAAAGCAGGAGAGATGATTTAGAATCACTTGGTTATGTACTTATGTACTTCCTCAGAGGCAGGTTAGTGTGTCATATCTATCATTCCATACATGCTGTTTTCTTCTAACGTTTTGCGCCAATGATGCATTTACGTTTCTGTAAACAATGCTAACTTCATCCATCTTTCTACATTCAACAGTCTGCCATGGCAGGGGCTGAAAGCGGGCACTAAGAAGCAGAAATATGACAAAATTAGTGAGAAGAAGATGCTTACTCCTGTGGAGGTAATTCATGTTTGGAAACTTAATGTATCCCTTTTTTAGTAACCTCAGTAATCTGACACTTGCATATGATAATTTGTGCCAGGTACTCTGCAAGTCTTACCCTTCAGAATTCATTTCTTACTTCCACTACTGTCGATCATTGCGGTTTGAAGACAAGCCAGATTATTCTTACCTAAAGAGACTATTCCGTGATCTCTTCATCCGGGAAGGTGTGTATCTGGACTAACTTTACCTAGTTCTCATGAATTTCTGCCTGTACCCATTTCTAACTGCATTATTTCTGCAGGGTACCAATTCGATTATGTGTTTGACTGGACCATTTTGAAATATCCCCAGATAGGCTCCAATCCAAGGATGAGGGTATGTAGTCTTTGGTTGTAATAATTGGACTACGTTGTCCTGTCATGAAGATTGTTAACTTCGTTCACTATTCTTGGTTCAGCCAAGTGAAAGAGTCAGTGGAGCTGCTGGACCTTCTATCGAGAAGATAGAGAAGGCCCCAGGTTTGTTCTTGTGCTCATGAAAGTTGTTGTAATGAAACTATGATACAAACCATGCAATCATGACAGCCTAGAAGCATCTTGTGTCACAGGCGAAGCATCTGCTAGAAGGAATCCCAGTGCTTCTCTGAATCAGAGTGACAACCACGCAACCAGACCACGGGAAACTGTATCGATGTCATTAAAGGAGATTGTAAGTCCAACTCCCTGTTCCAGAATAGAAGAGATGTAAACTTTGCTTCGCTGCACGTAGTGGACCTTCTATGTGTGCCATGAACTTGACAACCATGAATGTCTCATTTCTGCAGATGCATAGCACAGACCGGTCCGGTGAAAGGACTGTGGAGAGGACCGTGGAGAGACCTCGTACATCCTCCCGTACAGGCAGCGCATCCAGGAGAGCAGTTGCATCAAGCAGCAGGCCAGGCTCATCCATGGAACCGAGCGAGCAGCAGTACAGCCGGACGAGCAGGTTGTTCTCCAGCAGCAATAACGGCGGCAGCCGCCCGTCCAGCACCCAGAGAGTCAATCCTGGAGTGGGCGAGTCACGGGCCACGTCCCTCTCACGGGCGGCGGTCGCAAGAGGGTCGCGTGATGAGCCCCTCCACCGCAGCCTCGAGCTCCTGTCCCTCGGCACCGGCAAGAGGAAATAACAGGAAGGAGGGGGACAAGGGAACCCGAACCTGAGAACGAACGATGAAAGAAGGAACGACGCCGTTTGCGACTCTGTAAATGACAGGATACCACCACCCTATTCGTCAACAGCCCGCCTGGAGCATCCCATAATTTCCATGGTGCTCCAGCCTGTTGGTAGTATCACCACCACCATCATTGTTTGATAGATAGCAAtaattt encodes the following:
- the LOC123146060 gene encoding casein kinase I → MDHIVGGKFKLGKKIGSGSFGELFLAVNVQTGEEVAVKLENVKTKHPQLHYESKLYMLLQGGTGIPHLKWFGVEGEYNVMVIDLLGPSLEDLFNYCSRKFSLKTVLMLADQMINRVEYMHQKGFLHRDIKPDNFLMGLGRKANQVYIIDYGLAKKFRDLQTHKHIPYRENKNLTGTARYASVNTHLGVEQSRRDDLESLGYVLMYFLRGSLPWQGLKAGTKKQKYDKISEKKMLTPVEVLCKSYPSEFISYFHYCRSLRFEDKPDYSYLKRLFRDLFIREGYQFDYVFDWTILKYPQIGSNPRMRPSERVSGAAGPSIEKIEKAPGEASARRNPSASLNQSDNHATRPRETVSMSLKEIMHSTDRSGERTVERTVERPRTSSRTGSASRRAVASSSRPGSSMEPSEQQYSRTSRLFSSSNNGGSRPSSTQRVNPGVGESRATSLSRAAVARGSRDEPLHRSLELLSLGTGKRK